In the Hordeum vulgare subsp. vulgare chromosome 7H, MorexV3_pseudomolecules_assembly, whole genome shotgun sequence genome, one interval contains:
- the LOC123406972 gene encoding protein IQ-DOMAIN 33 isoform X1: MGLAGGIVRRVLSKSPCGSSSSAGRGGHSERSPGDHKRRWGSLRLYLCGEENGAGAEDGEDDDDGTVSARSFETCAMTQDAHAPAAADQGRREVNGGARGNAEEVRVKWSPSEPTKPFTEDEAATLIQSAFRRFMARGRLLQEELRRSSGQECCYGEEPKSPASPSMAASVEVQIGESLSNLQLTDDGASVSAQHRAGQNQKPRPQVFRAKEEWDDSTLSSNVLRMRIQSKMEATTRRERALAYAFSQQLRSGGTKKRSSRSEQGEFNVGWSWLERWMATRQAEPGADDSASKNATDAGSAVAGRRVVVVRRRQDVAVEEKESCGSNDVSAISFDGSSAGGRSGLSCYRPGKNRLRGGRSLPRRKVAAASSDHHRLQPRSHKVSKKARQREEKQQLQKDHQVEPEAEAYDPRQPPTDY; the protein is encoded by the exons ATGGGCCTCGCCGGCGGCATTGTCCGGAGAGTCCTCTCCAAGAGCCCCTGCGGCTCCTCCTCGTCGGCGGGACGCGGAGGCCACAGC GAAAGGAGCCCGGGCGACCACAAGAGGCGGTGGGGCTCTCTGAGGCTGTACCTGTGCGGCGAAGAAAACGGCGCGGGTGCCGAGGatggggaggacgacgacgacgggacGGTCTCGGCCAGGAGCTTCGAGACATGCGCGATGACGCAGGACGCCCATGCTCCGGCGGCAGCCGATCAGGGTCGCCGCGAGGTGAACGGCGGCGCGCGCGGCAACGCTGAAGAAGTTCGAGTTAAGTGGAGCCCCAGCGAGCCGACGAAGCCGTTCACCGAGGACGAGGCCGCGACGCTGATCCAGTCCGCATTCAGGAGGTTCATG GCAAGAGGCCGCTTGCTGCAAGAGGAGCTGAGGAGAAGCTCGGGACAGGAGTGCTGCTACGGTGAAGAGCCCAAGAGCCCTGCCTCGCCGTCCATGGCAGCATCGGTGGAGGTCCAGATTGGGGAGTCCCTGAGCAACCTCCAGCTGACCGACGACGGCGCGTCGGTGTCGGCGCAGCACCGGGCGGGCCAGAACCAGAAGCCGCGGCCCCAGGTCTTCAGAGCCAAG GAGGAGTGGGACGACAGCACGCTGAGCTCCAACGTGCTGAGGATGAGGATCCAGAGCAAGATGGAGGCCACCACGCGGCGCGAGCGCGCCCTCGCCTACGCCTTCTCGCAGCAG CTGAGGAGCGGCGGCACGAAGAAGCGTTCGTCGCGGTCGGAGCAGGGGGAGTTCAACGTGGGGTGGAGCTGGCTGGAGCGGTGGATGGCGACGCGGCAGGCCGAGCCGGGGGCCGACGACAGCGCGAGCAAGAACGCGACGGACGCCGGGTCGGCGGTGGCCGGGCGGCGGGTGGTGGTGGTGAGGCGGCGGCAGGACGTGGCCGTCGAGGAGAAGGAGAGCTGCGGCTCCAACGACGTGTCCGCCATCAGCTTCGACGGCTCCAGCGCCGGCGGCCGGAGCGGCCTCAGCTGCTACAGGCCCGGTAAGAACAGGCTCAGGGGGGGCAGGAGCCTGCCGCGGCGCAAGGTGGCGGCCGCGTCGTCGGACCACCATCGGCTCCAACCAAGGTCCCACAAG